Proteins found in one Coleofasciculaceae cyanobacterium genomic segment:
- the minE gene encoding cell division topological specificity factor MinE produces MIKRFLEMLFPWNNNANSRNHAKSRLKLIIAHDRASINPDIMEAMREEILDVVARYVEVDREEMEFSLSNDQRMTSLTANLPIRQIKRMNDLKEQVKKETSVDLQKIELVEIDREAEANAQSK; encoded by the coding sequence ATGATTAAAAGGTTTCTGGAAATGCTTTTTCCCTGGAATAATAACGCTAACAGTCGAAATCACGCTAAAAGCCGTTTAAAACTGATTATTGCTCACGATCGCGCCAGCATTAATCCAGACATAATGGAGGCAATGCGTGAAGAAATTTTAGATGTAGTCGCTCGCTATGTTGAGGTAGATCGAGAAGAAATGGAATTTTCTCTTTCTAACGATCAGCGTATGACTTCCTTGACTGCCAACCTGCCAATTCGTCAAATTAAACGCATGAACGATCTCAAAGAACAAGTTAAGAAAGAGACTTCTGTTGACTTGCAAAAAATCGAGTTAGTTGAAATAGATCGAGAGGCTGAAGCCAATGCTCAATCAAAATAA